The following are encoded in a window of Roseivirga misakiensis genomic DNA:
- a CDS encoding DUF2071 domain-containing protein has translation MKFLKKIPITYSGTLNDVKLVNFSVAMDEVLPLVPKEIKVLDFNGRAVISMVNVKLKQMRPSFFPKWLSFEYQHVAFRLLVDDTNLNSGKAKGIYFLKSFTNKPLISVFGNLLSHYKLSNAEIHDVYGFDLWQNKKFLHYNLNEKTPLQKEWLKTSIGAIDRAYAVDNSSIYCTLIQREKWPIEWVNCIGFKTNFFKTAEFLGAFSVNEVIDYKWLPAKKISALL, from the coding sequence ATGAAATTTCTAAAAAAGATCCCCATTACCTATAGCGGGACATTAAACGATGTTAAGCTGGTGAATTTTAGTGTAGCTATGGATGAAGTTTTGCCACTAGTTCCTAAGGAGATTAAAGTGTTGGACTTTAATGGTCGCGCAGTCATCTCTATGGTGAATGTAAAACTCAAACAAATGAGGCCTTCATTTTTCCCTAAATGGCTCTCTTTTGAATATCAACATGTTGCATTTAGGCTTCTGGTTGACGATACAAACCTGAATTCAGGTAAAGCCAAGGGCATTTATTTTCTAAAGTCCTTCACCAATAAGCCGCTTATTTCCGTTTTTGGAAATCTATTGAGCCACTATAAGCTTTCAAACGCAGAAATACACGATGTTTACGGCTTTGATCTATGGCAAAACAAGAAGTTTTTACACTACAACCTAAATGAAAAGACTCCTCTACAAAAAGAGTGGTTAAAAACCTCAATTGGTGCAATAGATAGGGCATATGCCGTAGATAATTCGTCAATTTACTGTACCCTAATTCAAAGAGAAAAGTGGCCCATAGAATGGGTCAATTGTATAGGTTTTAAAACTAACTTCTTTAAAACAGCTGAATTTTTGGGAGCCTTTTCTGTCAATGAAGTCATTGATTACAAATGGCTCCCTGCTAAAAAGATTTCCGCCTTACTCTAA
- a CDS encoding DCC1-like thiol-disulfide oxidoreductase family protein — protein sequence MEILKDKWIIYDGNCGLCLRSKRLLVSMGWFPEKKFLDYHHLKDDLKRIINSARFRYEMALVDEKTRETKYGLEGIISVFAEKTPALAKLKTTGKLFKVLESLYHTISYNRYFLFPDSSVIKCACEPPFKAETYRSWLILSIVFSSIISYLFGWSVAPIFEGESMDFALKTLFLVGIGWVIQLGLTLVMLDRQTYLDYSRHLCLIMVVGVMVLIPSIIISLFLHIEAVKWMPLMSIAISSAVMLRMHTRRVRVMRLTQWWTFSWFLVLQISATLLIYLFQFRFK from the coding sequence ATGGAGATTTTAAAAGATAAATGGATCATCTACGATGGGAATTGTGGGTTATGTCTTAGATCCAAGCGACTACTCGTTTCAATGGGGTGGTTTCCTGAAAAAAAGTTTCTCGATTATCATCACTTAAAAGACGACTTGAAGAGAATCATAAATAGTGCAAGGTTCAGATATGAAATGGCTCTAGTTGATGAGAAGACCAGAGAAACTAAGTATGGTTTGGAGGGGATTATTAGTGTCTTTGCTGAAAAGACGCCTGCTTTAGCAAAGCTTAAAACCACAGGAAAACTGTTTAAGGTTTTGGAATCCCTTTATCATACAATTTCATACAACCGATACTTCCTTTTTCCTGATAGCAGCGTTATAAAATGTGCTTGTGAGCCTCCTTTTAAAGCTGAAACATACCGAAGTTGGCTCATTTTAAGCATAGTTTTTTCCTCCATTATCAGTTACTTATTTGGGTGGTCAGTCGCACCGATTTTTGAAGGAGAATCTATGGATTTTGCCTTAAAGACTCTCTTTTTAGTAGGCATTGGTTGGGTTATTCAATTAGGGTTAACCCTAGTCATGCTGGATCGACAAACATATCTAGATTATAGTCGACATCTATGTTTAATTATGGTAGTCGGGGTTATGGTGTTAATTCCATCAATTATTATTTCACTCTTCCTTCATATTGAGGCTGTAAAATGGATGCCGTTGATGAGTATAGCGATAAGTAGTGCAGTAATGCTACGCATGCACACTCGCAGAGTTAGAGTAATGAGGTTAACCCAATGGTGGACTTTTAGCTGGTTTCTTGTGCTCCAAATTTCGGCGACTCTACTTATTTACTTATTTCAATTTAGGTTCAAATGA
- a CDS encoding VWA domain-containing protein — MQQSKLYSFILLLSIMFTLSCGSDDGENLNLSVTIEDQFVNLPSNVSVFFRVEDAAGNGVAGLTEDDFSIYENGAIISEFEATRKIQPNEQVFDYHITLMLDLSGSVLGSENLEALKTAAKSFIDEVVPSDDKTNAQAIKMDIWWFDGSENIKQLQAVSTSATELKASIDDISPAMSSDNSTNLYGAVIQGIEVATQKLTQTRNLDEIASSAVVIFTDGTDQANRNTKGQALSSVTNADRDLSIYTIGLGGEIDEQVLREIGKTSFVSAANIGELLDSFREIGDLINGRANSYYLLEYCSPKRSGNNQLTIEVNKGALVGRANSLFDASDFNGSCTLE; from the coding sequence ATGCAACAATCAAAACTTTATTCCTTCATTTTATTGCTGTCTATCATGTTCACATTGTCATGTGGAAGTGACGACGGCGAAAACCTCAATCTTTCTGTTACCATTGAGGATCAGTTTGTAAACCTACCATCGAATGTCTCGGTTTTCTTTAGAGTAGAAGATGCCGCTGGAAATGGTGTAGCGGGCCTAACAGAAGATGACTTTTCTATCTACGAAAACGGAGCAATCATTTCTGAATTTGAAGCGACTCGTAAAATTCAACCTAACGAACAGGTCTTTGACTATCACATCACCCTTATGCTAGATTTAAGTGGAAGTGTACTTGGTAGCGAGAATTTGGAGGCGCTCAAAACTGCAGCCAAAAGCTTCATTGATGAAGTTGTACCGTCTGATGATAAGACTAATGCGCAAGCTATAAAAATGGATATATGGTGGTTTGATGGATCAGAAAATATCAAACAACTACAAGCGGTATCGACCAGTGCCACAGAACTTAAAGCTTCGATTGATGACATTTCGCCAGCAATGAGCTCCGATAACTCTACAAACTTATATGGTGCGGTAATCCAAGGCATAGAAGTGGCGACTCAAAAGTTAACCCAAACTCGAAACCTTGATGAAATCGCCTCAAGTGCCGTTGTGATTTTCACAGATGGTACAGATCAAGCCAACCGAAACACTAAGGGACAAGCACTATCTTCAGTAACCAATGCGGATCGGGACTTATCTATCTACACGATCGGTTTAGGGGGTGAAATTGATGAGCAAGTACTCCGCGAAATTGGCAAAACCAGCTTTGTTTCTGCGGCAAATATTGGTGAGCTCCTAGATAGTTTCAGGGAAATCGGAGACTTGATTAATGGAAGGGCCAATAGCTATTATCTACTGGAATATTGCTCGCCGAAAAGATCAGGTAACAATCAGTTGACCATTGAGGTGAATAAAGGCGCTCTTGTGGGTAGAGCCAATTCACTTTTCGATGCCTCAGACTTTAATGGAAGCTGCACCTTAGAGTAA
- a CDS encoding OsmC family protein, whose protein sequence is MKTTTTFLGDYEFEAVNENGNKVQIDMRAPEEKKAQSPTELLLSALAGCASVDLVQMLKKRKRTVNGLTVEAEGDRRDDHPRGFTHIRLHFVLDSPDAKQEEFEKLGHLAATKYCSVAGSLSAEMSHTFAINR, encoded by the coding sequence ATGAAGACAACAACCACGTTTTTAGGAGATTACGAATTCGAAGCCGTTAATGAAAATGGTAATAAGGTACAGATTGACATGCGCGCTCCAGAAGAGAAAAAAGCACAATCTCCAACTGAACTATTATTGTCTGCCTTAGCCGGTTGTGCTTCTGTAGATCTGGTACAAATGCTGAAAAAGCGAAAGCGTACGGTGAATGGTTTAACCGTTGAAGCTGAAGGTGATAGGAGAGATGATCATCCAAGAGGATTTACTCATATTAGACTACATTTCGTTTTAGATTCTCCAGATGCCAAACAAGAAGAGTTTGAAAAACTAGGTCATTTAGCAGCCACAAAATATTGCTCGGTGGCAGGATCGCTCAGTGCAGAAATGAGTCATACTTTCGCCATCAACCGTTAA